In the genome of Deinococcus hopiensis KR-140, the window AATTGGACCTTGATCAGATCTGGGCCCTTGTCGACGAGCTTCTCTCACAGCATGGGGACTACTTGCCCGAAGGGCTCCGGGTCAAGCTGGCGGCAGATTGAGACATCTGCGCAGCGCTGGCCTTACCGGACCGCCGCGCAGGAGACCCTCGGGGAGCAGGTGAAGTACCTGACGGAAATCAAGTCGGTGCCCGAACGCCGTGGCCATACCGTTGTCACGCCGAACCTGCCGGGCAAGGGGACCCTCGACACCCACCGTGGCGCGGTTCTTGTGGGCCCCATCTCCCGGGGTATGGAGATTTCCGCCGTTACGGAAGCTGTGCCAGAGCGCATCGCACCTTCGGGCAGCACCGAGGGCGCGATTGACCCACGTGATAGTTGAATTTGGACACCCTCCCTTGCGGCCCGCACAATACCCCGGTGGGGGTTTCCCTTGTACACCACCCGTGAAATCGTGCAGCAGTTCCTGAATGAAGTGCGTTCTGGTCAGGCGCCTGACCGGGTCCATGACCTGATGGCCCCCCGCGTCCTGGCGCATCAGGTGGTGTCCGAAGCGCCCAACACCGTCGAGCGCAGCCCCGCCAACTATGCTGAGCATATTCGTGCCTTCCTCTCGGTCTGCGGAGCGTTCAGGTTTGAGGTGACCGAACTGGTCGTGAAGGAGGACCGGGCGTATGCGCGTTGGAGGCAGGTGGGACAGCATGAGGGGGAGGTGGACGGCTTTGCCGCGACGGGCAAACCGGTGGTGGAAGTGGCGAGCGCGGTGTACCGGGTGGAGGACGGACGAATTGTGGAGTACTGGATTCAGGTGGACCGGGAGGGTATGCGGCGACAGCTCGAGTCGAACATGGCGTCTCCTGTCGGGATACAGATGCTATCCAGGATTTGATCTCCGCTCCCTCCACCCCGGCGTCCTGAACAGTTCGTCCCCAGGAGTCCTGCCACAGCCGCGCCCTACCATGACCGTAGGCAAGGGTTTACAGGCCCTGACGTGCCCAGGCCGCTTCGAGGGCGGCTTCCACTTCTGGACCTTTGCCAAGGTGATAGGAACGCTCATCGCCGCGCATTCGTATCCGCACCAGGTCTTGTTTCACCAGTTGGTCAAGCACGCGCTGCAATCTCTCTGGAGCAGCTGAAACTCCGGCCCTGCTTAACTGGGCTTCTATATCGCAGGCCCGTTGCTCGGTAAGGGAAAGGAACAGAAGAACCTGGCTTGCGGGAAAGCGTGTCATTCGGCTTTGTTTCTGGGCGTTCACACTGACGACCTCCTTATTGACGGGCGGGAGCGACCCTTTGGTCTGAAGACCTGAACGTCCAGGGCGTTCAGGTCTTCGGACACCCGGTGGCGTTCAGGAACGCCTACTCCGAATAGGTCATTTTCAGTAGAGGGCTCAAACAGTCGGCCAGTAGCTGATCACCCGGTCGAACAGCCCGGGGTGCAGGTCACCTGAGGCGTCCTCCAGGTCCGGGCCGATGTGTT includes:
- a CDS encoding ester cyclase, whose product is MYTTREIVQQFLNEVRSGQAPDRVHDLMAPRVLAHQVVSEAPNTVERSPANYAEHIRAFLSVCGAFRFEVTELVVKEDRAYARWRQVGQHEGEVDGFAATGKPVVEVASAVYRVEDGRIVEYWIQVDREGMRRQLESNMASPVGIQMLSRI